Proteins from one Erysipelothrix larvae genomic window:
- a CDS encoding aldo/keto reductase — MKDIKLSNGVVIPQLGFGTWQTPSGEVAVNAVKHALEAGYRHIDTAQMYRNEASVGEALVESGIPRNELFITTKLTNQVRGFDEVTEAVEASLENLKTDYIDLFLIHWPNPIKFRENWAEMNAEAWRALEAMVEAKKIRAIGISNFMPHHLEALLASAKIKPTVNQIFLAPGCLQEELVALCRKHDIAIEAYSPLGTGKIFEVELMNEIAAKYNKSVAQVAIRWSLQHDFIPLPKSVTPSRIEENFHVFDFELSDEDMAKIDALDGVVGDQTNPDTAGF; from the coding sequence ATGAAAGACATTAAATTATCAAATGGTGTCGTGATTCCACAACTCGGGTTTGGAACATGGCAAACACCAAGTGGGGAAGTCGCAGTAAATGCTGTGAAACATGCATTAGAAGCAGGATATCGTCACATTGATACAGCACAAATGTATCGTAACGAAGCATCTGTTGGAGAAGCACTTGTAGAGAGTGGTATTCCTCGTAATGAGTTGTTTATCACAACCAAACTTACAAATCAAGTTCGTGGTTTTGATGAAGTGACTGAAGCAGTTGAAGCATCATTGGAAAACCTTAAGACAGATTATATTGATTTGTTTTTAATTCACTGGCCAAATCCTATTAAGTTCCGTGAAAATTGGGCAGAAATGAATGCAGAAGCATGGCGTGCTTTGGAAGCAATGGTTGAAGCAAAGAAAATCCGAGCAATTGGTATTTCTAACTTTATGCCACATCACCTTGAAGCATTACTTGCGAGTGCAAAAATTAAACCAACAGTTAACCAAATCTTCTTAGCACCGGGGTGTCTTCAAGAAGAACTTGTTGCATTATGTCGTAAACATGATATTGCGATTGAAGCATACAGCCCATTGGGTACGGGTAAAATCTTTGAAGTTGAACTGATGAATGAGATTGCAGCGAAGTACAATAAATCTGTGGCACAAGTCGCAATTCGTTGGTCATTGCAACATGATTTCATTCCACTACCAAAATCGGTAACACCAAGTAGAATTGAAGAAAACTTCCATGTCTTTGATTTTGAATTATCAGATGAAGATATGGCGAAAATCGATGCACTAGATGGTGTAGTCGGAGATCAAACAAATCCAGATACTGC
- the glpK gene encoding glycerol kinase GlpK, with the protein MKKYILALDQGTTSSRAILFDKDHNIVETAQSLFTQIYPKQGWVEHDPMEIWATQSGVMHEVIAKSGIDPSEIDSIGITNQRETTLVWDKHTGRPIYNAIVWQCRRTADLANEIKESPLADYIYENTGLIVDAYFSATKVKWILDNVPGAREKAENGDLLFGTVDSWLVYKLTDGKVHITDVTNASRTMLYNIKTLQWDQKILDTLGIPESMLPQVLDSSHVYGHANIRGEQIPIASVVGDQQASLFGQTCFNQGDVKNTYGTGCFVLMNTKEKLVHSKHGLISTIAVGLNGRVEYALEGSVFVAGALIQWLRDELNIIDSSMDSEYFASKVPDNGGVYIVPAFTGLGAPYWDMDARGAIFGLTRGANKNHLIRAALEAIAYQTNDILNAMKEDSTMPLHTLYVDGGASANDFLMQFQCDILNLEVHRPKIKETTALGACMLAGLATGFYPSKESLLDEHRFEKSFSPNMDNISREILLNGWEKAVGRSLDWED; encoded by the coding sequence ATGAAAAAATACATACTCGCACTAGATCAAGGAACAACAAGTTCTCGTGCAATTCTCTTTGATAAAGATCATAACATTGTGGAAACTGCACAATCATTATTTACACAAATCTACCCAAAACAAGGATGGGTTGAACATGATCCAATGGAAATCTGGGCAACTCAAAGTGGGGTCATGCATGAAGTGATTGCGAAATCTGGCATTGATCCTTCAGAAATTGACAGCATCGGGATTACAAACCAACGTGAAACGACACTTGTTTGGGATAAACACACTGGAAGACCAATCTACAATGCCATTGTATGGCAATGCCGTCGTACAGCAGATCTTGCAAATGAGATAAAGGAATCTCCGCTTGCCGATTATATCTATGAAAACACAGGACTCATCGTGGATGCATATTTTTCTGCTACCAAGGTAAAGTGGATTTTAGATAATGTGCCTGGTGCAAGGGAAAAGGCTGAAAACGGTGATTTGCTTTTTGGCACTGTTGATTCTTGGCTGGTTTATAAACTAACCGATGGTAAGGTGCATATTACCGATGTGACCAATGCTTCTCGAACGATGCTCTACAATATCAAAACATTACAATGGGATCAAAAAATTCTAGATACCTTAGGCATTCCTGAATCCATGCTCCCACAAGTGCTTGACAGCAGTCATGTCTATGGACACGCCAACATCCGTGGCGAACAAATTCCAATTGCAAGTGTTGTTGGGGATCAACAAGCATCCTTGTTTGGACAAACCTGTTTCAATCAAGGTGATGTGAAAAACACCTACGGTACTGGATGTTTTGTCTTAATGAATACTAAAGAAAAGCTTGTCCATTCTAAACACGGCCTCATCTCTACAATCGCAGTCGGACTGAATGGTCGTGTAGAATACGCACTTGAAGGGTCGGTATTTGTTGCAGGAGCATTAATTCAATGGCTTCGTGATGAACTCAACATCATTGATTCGTCCATGGACTCCGAATACTTTGCATCAAAAGTTCCTGATAATGGCGGTGTTTACATTGTTCCTGCCTTTACTGGACTTGGCGCACCGTATTGGGATATGGATGCACGCGGTGCAATCTTTGGCTTAACACGTGGTGCCAATAAGAATCACTTGATTCGTGCTGCCCTTGAAGCCATTGCGTATCAAACAAATGATATCTTAAATGCCATGAAAGAAGACTCAACCATGCCACTTCATACGCTTTATGTTGATGGTGGTGCTAGTGCCAATGACTTCCTCATGCAATTTCAATGTGATATCTTAAACCTTGAAGTTCATCGACCAAAGATTAAAGAAACCACAGCTCTTGGCGCATGCATGCTTGCAGGTCTTGCGACTGGATTTTATCCTTCTAAAGAATCCCTTCTTGATGAACATCGATTTGAGAAATCATTCAGCCCAAACATGGATAATATATCCCGGGAAATACTCTTAAATGGATGGGAAAAAGCAGTGGGAAGAAGCCTTGATTGGGAAGATTAA